One stretch of Streptomyces sp. 135 DNA includes these proteins:
- a CDS encoding aldo/keto reductase: MEQRHLGRTGLRVSRIGLGTLTWGHTEESDAAELLKVFWEAGGTLVDTADVYGDGESEYLLGRLIERLVSRRDLVIATKAGSVPDPERRFDGSRGHLLSALDASLARLGTDYVDLWQVHAFDPRTPLDETLQALDIAVSTGRARYAGVSNFCGWQLAKAATWQLSMPGARTRIASTQMEYSLLQRGVEREVLPAAIDLGVGLLPSSPLGRGVLTGKYRRATPADSRGASDHMAPFVAPYLDDAAGHIVDAVATAADGLAATPLQVALAWVRDRPGVTAPIVGARNAQQLTAALSVESLSLPDEICQALDDVSAPVHRYPDHDWSTL; this comes from the coding sequence ATGGAGCAGAGGCATCTCGGCCGGACCGGCCTGCGCGTGTCCCGCATCGGACTCGGCACCCTCACGTGGGGCCATACCGAGGAGAGCGACGCCGCCGAGCTGTTGAAGGTGTTCTGGGAGGCGGGCGGCACGCTCGTCGACACGGCCGACGTGTACGGCGACGGCGAGTCCGAGTATCTGCTCGGCCGCCTGATCGAGCGGCTCGTCTCCCGGCGCGATCTGGTCATCGCCACCAAGGCGGGCAGCGTCCCCGATCCCGAGCGGCGCTTCGACGGCTCCCGGGGCCATCTGCTCTCCGCGCTCGATGCCTCGCTCGCCCGCCTCGGCACGGATTACGTGGACCTGTGGCAAGTGCACGCCTTCGACCCACGCACCCCGCTGGACGAGACGCTTCAGGCCCTCGACATCGCGGTCAGCACCGGCCGGGCGCGCTACGCGGGCGTCTCCAACTTCTGCGGCTGGCAGCTCGCCAAGGCCGCGACGTGGCAGCTCTCGATGCCGGGCGCGCGCACCCGTATCGCCAGTACGCAGATGGAGTACTCCCTGCTCCAGCGCGGCGTCGAGCGCGAGGTGCTGCCCGCCGCCATCGACCTGGGAGTGGGCCTCCTGCCCTCCTCGCCGCTCGGCCGGGGAGTACTGACCGGGAAGTACCGCCGCGCGACCCCCGCCGACTCGCGCGGCGCCTCCGACCACATGGCGCCCTTCGTCGCGCCGTACCTGGACGACGCGGCGGGGCACATCGTCGACGCGGTCGCGACGGCCGCCGACGGACTCGCGGCGACCCCGCTCCAGGTCGCCCTGGCCTGGGTGCGCGACCGCCCCGGAGTGACGGCCCCGATCGTCGGCGCGCGCAACGCGCAGCAGCTCACGGCCGCATTGTCAGTGGAGAGCCTTAGTCTTCCTGACGAGATCTGCCAGGCGCTCGACGATGTGTCGGCGCCCGTGCACCGCTATCCCGATCACGACTGGAGCACGCTGTGA
- the mshC gene encoding cysteine--1-D-myo-inosityl 2-amino-2-deoxy-alpha-D-glucopyranoside ligase: protein MHAWPASEVPALPGKGRDLRIHDTATGELVTLDPGPVARIYVCGITPYDATHMGHAATYNAFDLVQRVWLDTKRQVHYVQNVTDVDDPLLERANRDGKDWVELAEGETALFREDMTALRLLPPQHYIGAVEAIPGIVPLVERLRDMGAAYELEGDTYFSVESDPHFGEVSGLDAAAMKLLSAERGGDPERPGKKNPLDPMLWMAAREGEPSWDGGSLGRGRPGWHIECVAIALDHLGMGFDVQGGGSDLTFPHHEMGASHAQALTGEYPFAKAYVHAGMVALDGAKMSKSKGNLVFVSKLRRDGVDPAAIRLALLAHHYRADWEWTDAVLTEAVERLGRWRAAVSRPDGPAAEAVVEEMREALANDLDAPAALAAVDRWAARQAAEGGTDEGAPGVVSRAVDALLGVAL, encoded by the coding sequence ATGCATGCCTGGCCCGCTTCTGAGGTCCCCGCCCTTCCTGGCAAGGGCCGCGACCTCCGGATCCACGACACCGCGACCGGTGAGCTCGTCACCCTCGACCCCGGTCCCGTCGCCCGTATCTACGTCTGCGGCATCACTCCGTACGACGCGACCCACATGGGTCACGCGGCGACCTACAACGCGTTCGACCTCGTGCAGCGCGTGTGGCTCGACACCAAGCGGCAGGTTCACTACGTCCAGAACGTGACCGACGTGGACGACCCGCTTCTGGAACGCGCCAACCGCGACGGCAAGGACTGGGTCGAGCTCGCCGAGGGCGAGACCGCTCTGTTCCGCGAGGACATGACCGCGCTGCGGCTCCTGCCGCCGCAGCACTACATCGGGGCCGTCGAGGCGATACCCGGCATCGTGCCGCTCGTCGAACGCCTCCGGGACATGGGCGCCGCCTATGAACTGGAGGGCGACACCTACTTCTCCGTCGAGTCCGACCCCCACTTCGGGGAGGTGTCGGGGCTCGACGCCGCCGCCATGAAGCTGCTCTCCGCCGAGCGCGGCGGCGACCCCGAGCGCCCCGGCAAGAAGAACCCCCTCGACCCGATGCTCTGGATGGCGGCCCGCGAGGGCGAGCCGAGCTGGGACGGCGGCTCCCTGGGCCGCGGGCGGCCCGGCTGGCACATCGAGTGCGTGGCCATCGCCCTGGACCACCTCGGGATGGGCTTCGACGTGCAGGGCGGCGGCTCCGACCTCACCTTCCCGCACCACGAGATGGGCGCCTCGCACGCCCAGGCGCTGACCGGCGAGTACCCCTTCGCCAAGGCGTACGTCCACGCCGGCATGGTCGCCCTGGACGGCGCGAAGATGTCGAAGTCCAAGGGCAACCTCGTCTTCGTCTCGAAGCTGCGGCGCGACGGCGTCGACCCGGCGGCGATCCGCCTCGCCCTGCTCGCGCACCACTACCGCGCGGACTGGGAGTGGACCGACGCCGTCCTCACGGAGGCCGTGGAGCGGCTCGGCCGCTGGCGCGCGGCGGTGTCCCGCCCCGACGGGCCCGCCGCCGAGGCGGTCGTCGAGGAGATGCGGGAGGCGCTCGCGAACGACCTCGACGCGCCGGCCGCGCTGGCCGCCGTCGACCGTTGGGCCGCCCGTCAGGCCGCCGAGGGCGGTACGGACGAGGGCGCGCCCGGTGTCGTATCGCGTGCGGTGGACGCGCTGCTCGGCGTGGCCCTGTAG
- a CDS encoding chaplin, with product MIKKIVAAAAATGGLVLAGAGVAAADAGAQGAAVKSPGVVSGNVIQAPIHVPVNVCGNTVNVIGLLNPTFGNTCINK from the coding sequence ATGATCAAGAAGATCGTCGCTGCTGCGGCTGCCACTGGTGGTCTCGTGCTCGCCGGCGCGGGCGTCGCCGCTGCCGATGCCGGTGCCCAGGGTGCCGCCGTCAAGTCTCCCGGTGTCGTCTCGGGCAACGTCATCCAGGCCCCGATCCACGTCCCGGTGAACGTCTGCGGCAACACGGTCAACGTGATCGGGCTGCTGAACCCCACCTTCGGCAACACCTGCATCAACAAGTGA
- a CDS encoding ferritin-like domain-containing protein, translating to MLSARSVFENGRIAALVPASERAFVPKITRHGADEDKHGRIFRALMKRRGLRPVDVPHETDYTMLLEKHGIGLAHERLKTDRELTVRDIVTYLAHSRVTEQRAAEQMRLLLRYFADHPEIGRAVRMISEDEDNHLAYCHEELLRFASAGYGHTIQRVLRDYALAEIRVHRDVSLAVLDHTGRILHWPPTKRKVLATGIHAAYTYERLGGWRRMVSLKRPERRDALSGPAAPAPEYT from the coding sequence ATGCTTTCGGCCAGGAGCGTCTTCGAGAACGGCCGCATCGCCGCCCTCGTTCCGGCGAGTGAGCGCGCGTTCGTGCCCAAGATCACCCGGCACGGCGCCGACGAGGACAAGCACGGCCGGATCTTCCGCGCCCTGATGAAGAGGCGCGGCCTGCGCCCCGTCGACGTACCGCACGAGACGGACTACACGATGCTGCTGGAGAAGCACGGCATCGGCCTCGCCCACGAGCGGCTGAAGACCGACCGGGAACTGACTGTCCGGGACATCGTCACCTATCTCGCGCACAGCCGGGTCACCGAACAGCGCGCCGCCGAGCAGATGCGGCTGCTGCTCAGGTACTTCGCCGACCACCCGGAGATCGGCCGTGCCGTCCGGATGATCTCGGAGGACGAGGACAACCACCTCGCGTACTGCCACGAGGAGCTGCTGCGCTTCGCGTCCGCCGGGTACGGCCACACCATCCAGCGCGTCCTGCGCGACTACGCGCTCGCCGAGATCCGCGTCCACCGCGACGTGAGCCTCGCCGTGCTGGACCACACGGGGCGCATCCTCCACTGGCCGCCCACCAAGCGGAAGGTGCTCGCCACCGGCATCCACGCCGCGTACACGTACGAGCGGCTCGGCGGCTGGCGGCGGATGGTCTCCCTGAAGCGGCCCGAGCGGCGCGACGCACTGAGCGGCCCTGCGGCCCCGGCGCCCGAGTACACCTAG
- a CDS encoding M20/M25/M40 family metallo-hydrolase, with product MSGSSTGKAVTGEDEVVDLCRELIQIDTSNYGDHSGPGERKAAEYVAEKLAEVGLEPKIFESHPGRASTVARIEGEDPSRPALLIHGHTDVVPANAMDWTHHPFSGEIADGCVWGRGAVDMKDMDAMTLAVVRDRLRTGRKPPRDIVLAFLADEEAGGTYGARYLVDNHPDLFEGCTEAISEVGGFSFTVNENLRLYLVETAQKGMHWMKLTVDGTAGHGSMIHKDNAITELSEAVGRLGRHKFPVRVTKTLRHFLDELGDALGTELDPENMDETLAKLGGIAKLIGASLQNTANPTQLGAGYKVNVIPGQATAHVDGRYLPGYEEEFLADLDRILGPRVKREDVHADKALETTFDGALVDAMQTALRAEDPIARAVPYMLSAGTDAKSFDDLGIRGFGFAPLKLPPELDFAGMFHGVDERVPVDGLKFGVRVLDRFIDAS from the coding sequence GTGAGCGGGTCCAGCACGGGCAAGGCCGTCACCGGTGAGGACGAGGTCGTCGACCTCTGTCGCGAACTGATCCAGATCGATACGAGCAATTACGGCGACCACTCGGGCCCGGGGGAGCGCAAGGCCGCCGAGTACGTCGCCGAGAAGCTCGCCGAGGTCGGTCTCGAGCCGAAGATCTTCGAGTCCCACCCCGGCAGGGCGTCCACGGTGGCGAGGATCGAGGGCGAGGACCCGTCACGGCCCGCGCTACTCATCCACGGCCACACCGACGTCGTACCGGCCAACGCCATGGACTGGACGCACCACCCCTTCTCCGGGGAGATCGCGGACGGCTGCGTGTGGGGCCGGGGCGCCGTCGACATGAAGGACATGGACGCGATGACCCTCGCGGTCGTCCGCGACCGGCTGCGCACCGGCCGCAAGCCCCCGCGCGACATCGTCCTCGCCTTCCTCGCGGACGAGGAGGCGGGCGGGACGTACGGCGCGCGGTACCTCGTCGACAACCACCCCGACCTCTTCGAGGGCTGCACGGAGGCGATCAGCGAGGTCGGCGGCTTCTCGTTCACCGTCAACGAGAACCTGCGGCTCTACCTCGTCGAGACGGCCCAGAAGGGCATGCACTGGATGAAGCTGACCGTGGACGGCACCGCCGGCCACGGTTCGATGATCCACAAGGACAACGCGATCACCGAGCTGTCCGAGGCCGTCGGCCGCCTCGGGCGGCACAAGTTCCCCGTACGCGTCACCAAGACGCTGCGGCACTTCCTCGACGAGCTCGGCGACGCCCTCGGCACCGAGCTCGACCCGGAGAACATGGACGAGACGCTCGCCAAGCTCGGCGGCATCGCCAAGCTCATCGGCGCCTCCCTCCAGAACACCGCCAACCCGACGCAGCTCGGCGCCGGTTACAAGGTGAACGTGATCCCCGGCCAGGCCACCGCGCACGTCGACGGCCGCTATCTGCCGGGTTACGAGGAGGAGTTCCTCGCCGACCTGGACCGGATCCTCGGCCCGCGGGTCAAGCGCGAGGACGTGCACGCGGACAAGGCGCTGGAGACCACCTTCGACGGAGCGCTGGTCGACGCCATGCAGACCGCACTGCGGGCCGAGGACCCGATCGCGCGCGCGGTGCCCTACATGCTCTCCGCCGGCACGGACGCCAAGTCCTTCGACGACCTCGGCATCCGGGGCTTCGGCTTCGCGCCGCTGAAGCTGCCGCCGGAGCTGGACTTCGCGGGCATGTTCCACGGGGTCGACGAGCGGGTACCGGTCGACGGCCTCAAGTTCGGCGTCCGGGTGCTGGACCGGTTCATCGACGCGTCCTGA
- a CDS encoding DUF3090 domain-containing protein has translation MSRQVFLYDPPERFVAGTVGLPGRRTFFLQASAGVRVTSVALEKTQVAALAERMEELLDEVVRRSGGNAAVPAVAPAEITDSAPLDSPVEEEFRVGTMALAWDGEEERMIVEAQALVELDAESEDDLAEAEEKLLQDEENGPPMLRVRLTGAQARAFAKRALDVVNAGRPPCPLCSLPLDPEGHVCPRQNGYRRGV, from the coding sequence GTGTCCCGTCAGGTGTTCCTCTACGACCCCCCGGAGCGTTTCGTCGCGGGAACGGTCGGGCTGCCCGGACGGCGTACCTTCTTCCTCCAGGCCTCGGCGGGCGTCAGGGTGACCAGCGTCGCCCTGGAGAAGACCCAGGTGGCCGCGCTCGCCGAGCGCATGGAGGAACTCCTCGACGAGGTGGTGCGCCGCAGTGGGGGCAACGCCGCCGTGCCGGCCGTCGCGCCCGCCGAGATCACCGACAGCGCGCCGCTGGACTCCCCCGTGGAGGAGGAGTTCCGCGTCGGCACGATGGCGCTCGCCTGGGACGGCGAGGAGGAGCGCATGATCGTCGAGGCACAGGCCCTCGTCGAACTGGACGCCGAATCCGAGGACGACCTCGCCGAAGCCGAGGAGAAGCTCCTCCAGGACGAGGAGAACGGCCCGCCGATGCTCCGCGTCCGGCTCACCGGCGCCCAGGCCCGCGCGTTCGCCAAGCGGGCCCTGGACGTCGTGAACGCGGGCCGCCCGCCGTGCCCGCTGTGCAGCCTCCCGCTCGACCCGGAAGGACACGTATGCCCGCGTCAGAACGGATACCGGCGGGGAGTGTGA
- a CDS encoding DUF5703 family protein — MPEYEFVDVYVPRGVTRKEATRLLTDHAEYGHWELDRLSLHPDGSRRVRLKRRIIRQVRATW; from the coding sequence ATGCCGGAATACGAATTTGTCGACGTGTATGTACCGCGCGGGGTCACCCGCAAGGAAGCCACACGTCTGCTGACAGACCACGCAGAGTACGGACACTGGGAGTTGGACCGCCTGAGTCTGCACCCCGACGGGAGCCGCAGAGTGCGGCTGAAACGACGGATCATCCGCCAGGTGCGGGCCACCTGGTGA
- a CDS encoding LLM class F420-dependent oxidoreductase: MQLGINLGYWGAGMDADNLAVAKEADRLGYAVCWAAEAYGSDAATVLTWVAAQTERIDVGSAIFQIPARQPAMTAMTAATLDSLSGGRFRLGLGVSGPQVSEGWYGVKFDKPLARTREYVEIVRKAMTRERLSYEGEHWTLPLPGGPGKPIKLTVHPQREHIPLYIAAIGPKNLEQTGEIADGALLIFPAAEHLEETALRHLRAGREKAGKTMEGFDVVPTVPLAVGADDQVDALADMFRPYTALYVGGMGSRKQNFYNQLARRMGYEKEAAEIQDKYLAGDKDGAAAAIPRQLIDSTTLLGSVERIADRMQAYAAAGVTTLTLAPAGFTLEERIAALRAGTEALERAGLA; the protein is encoded by the coding sequence ATGCAGCTCGGGATCAACCTCGGCTACTGGGGCGCCGGGATGGACGCGGACAATCTCGCGGTCGCCAAGGAGGCCGACCGGCTCGGCTACGCGGTCTGCTGGGCCGCGGAGGCGTACGGCTCGGACGCCGCGACGGTGCTGACCTGGGTGGCCGCGCAGACCGAACGCATCGACGTCGGGTCCGCGATCTTCCAGATCCCGGCCCGGCAGCCCGCGATGACCGCGATGACGGCCGCCACCCTCGACTCGCTCTCCGGCGGCCGGTTCCGCCTCGGCCTCGGTGTCTCGGGCCCCCAGGTCTCCGAGGGCTGGTACGGCGTGAAGTTCGACAAGCCGCTGGCCCGCACGCGTGAGTACGTCGAGATCGTCCGCAAGGCCATGACGCGCGAGCGCCTCTCCTACGAGGGCGAGCACTGGACGCTCCCGCTGCCCGGCGGCCCCGGCAAGCCCATCAAGCTGACCGTCCACCCGCAGCGCGAGCACATCCCGCTCTACATCGCCGCGATCGGCCCGAAGAACCTGGAGCAGACCGGCGAGATCGCCGACGGCGCCCTGCTGATCTTCCCGGCCGCCGAGCACCTGGAGGAGACCGCGCTGCGGCACCTGCGCGCCGGACGCGAGAAGGCGGGCAAGACCATGGAGGGCTTCGACGTCGTCCCGACGGTGCCGCTCGCGGTCGGCGCGGACGACCAGGTCGACGCCCTCGCCGACATGTTCCGGCCCTACACCGCGCTGTACGTCGGCGGCATGGGCAGCCGCAAGCAGAACTTCTACAACCAGCTCGCGCGGCGCATGGGCTACGAGAAGGAGGCCGCCGAGATCCAGGACAAGTACCTGGCGGGCGACAAGGACGGCGCGGCGGCCGCCATCCCGCGACAGCTGATCGACTCGACGACGCTGCTCGGTTCCGTGGAGCGGATCGCCGACCGGATGCAGGCCTACGCGGCGGCCGGTGTCACCACCCTCACGCTGGCGCCCGCGGGTTTCACGCTGGAGGAGCGGATCGCCGCGCTGCGGGCCGGCACCGAGGCGCTGGAACGCGCCGGACTGGCGTAA
- a CDS encoding SCO1664 family protein yields the protein MPASERIPAGSVTTDPGTLLTHGELTVRGRIREASNAVLYCTVAYESEEAPCVYKPVAGERPLWDFPDGTLAQREVAAYEVSRATGWDLVPPTVLRDGPYGQGMCQLWIEPSGDEALLALVDADEPEEGWKAVGRAQIDEDRTALLVHADDPRLRRLAVLDAVINNGDRKGGHLLAAGGRLYGIDHGVTFNAEDKLRTLLWGWAGEPLTEEAVEVLQALRDALKEGAALAERLAGLITAAETDALRARVDALVESGRHPEPSGEWPAIPWPPV from the coding sequence ATGCCCGCGTCAGAACGGATACCGGCGGGGAGTGTGACCACCGACCCCGGCACGCTCCTCACGCACGGCGAGCTGACCGTGCGCGGGCGGATCCGCGAGGCCTCGAACGCGGTGCTCTACTGCACGGTCGCGTACGAGAGCGAGGAAGCCCCCTGCGTCTACAAACCAGTCGCCGGGGAGCGTCCCCTGTGGGACTTCCCCGACGGCACGCTCGCCCAGCGCGAGGTCGCCGCGTACGAGGTGTCGCGGGCCACCGGCTGGGACCTCGTGCCGCCGACCGTGCTGCGCGACGGGCCCTACGGCCAGGGCATGTGCCAGCTGTGGATAGAGCCCTCGGGCGACGAGGCGCTGCTCGCCCTGGTCGACGCCGACGAGCCGGAAGAGGGCTGGAAGGCGGTCGGGCGCGCCCAGATCGACGAGGACCGCACCGCGCTGCTGGTGCACGCGGACGACCCCCGGCTGCGGCGGCTCGCGGTGCTCGACGCCGTGATCAACAACGGTGACCGCAAGGGCGGCCATCTGCTGGCCGCCGGAGGGCGCCTCTACGGCATCGACCACGGCGTCACCTTCAACGCCGAGGACAAGCTGCGCACGCTGCTGTGGGGCTGGGCGGGGGAGCCGCTGACCGAGGAGGCCGTCGAGGTCCTCCAGGCCCTGCGGGACGCCCTCAAGGAGGGTGCCGCCCTCGCCGAGCGGCTCGCCGGGCTCATCACGGCGGCGGAGACCGACGCACTGCGCGCGCGGGTGGACGCCCTGGTGGAATCCGGCCGCCATCCCGAGCCGTCGGGCGAGTGGCCCGCCATCCCCTGGCCGCCGGTGTAA
- the corA gene encoding magnesium/cobalt transporter CorA: MIVDCAIYREGRRREGPHDFSDALDEARSTGEAFVWIGLHEPTESEFDKVSEEFGLHPLAVEDALKAHQRPKLEVYDDSLFMVLKPVVYEPNTDNVSSGEVMIFVGDSFVVTVRHGEGAPLGAVRDRLEADPDVLKHGPTAVLYSIADASVDHYLEVADELQEDLEVLETEVFSPDGGGSRHTASRIYNFKRQILEFRRATGPLSLPLARLSGAGPFGPPVPFADETAQPFFRDVNDHLTRVNESVEGLDRLVSDILSAHLAQMSVRQNDDMRKISAWAAMAAVPTMIAGIYGMNFDHMPELHWTWTYPAVIVVMVVLEVLLYRMFKHRGWL, encoded by the coding sequence GTGATTGTCGACTGTGCCATTTACCGAGAGGGTCGTCGCCGCGAGGGCCCGCATGACTTCTCCGACGCCCTGGACGAGGCGCGGTCCACGGGCGAGGCGTTCGTCTGGATCGGCCTGCACGAACCGACCGAGAGCGAGTTCGACAAGGTCAGCGAGGAGTTCGGGCTTCATCCGCTGGCCGTGGAGGACGCCCTCAAGGCCCATCAGCGGCCGAAGCTGGAGGTGTACGACGACTCGCTGTTCATGGTCCTGAAGCCGGTGGTGTACGAGCCGAACACCGACAACGTCTCCTCCGGCGAGGTCATGATCTTTGTGGGCGACTCGTTCGTGGTGACCGTCCGGCACGGCGAGGGCGCCCCGCTCGGTGCCGTGCGCGACCGCCTGGAGGCCGACCCGGACGTCCTGAAGCACGGGCCCACGGCGGTCCTGTACTCGATCGCCGACGCCTCCGTCGACCACTACCTGGAGGTCGCCGACGAGCTCCAGGAGGACCTGGAGGTCCTGGAGACGGAGGTCTTCTCACCGGACGGCGGCGGTTCGCGCCACACGGCGTCCAGGATCTACAACTTCAAGCGGCAGATCCTCGAATTCCGCCGGGCGACCGGGCCGCTGTCCCTGCCGCTGGCGCGCCTCTCCGGAGCGGGCCCCTTCGGCCCTCCGGTGCCGTTCGCTGACGAGACGGCGCAGCCCTTCTTCCGGGACGTCAACGACCACCTGACGCGCGTCAACGAATCGGTGGAGGGCCTCGACCGGCTCGTGTCGGACATCCTGTCCGCGCATCTGGCGCAGATGAGCGTGCGGCAGAACGACGACATGCGGAAGATCTCGGCGTGGGCGGCCATGGCCGCGGTCCCGACGATGATCGCGGGGATCTACGGCATGAACTTCGACCACATGCCGGAGCTGCACTGGACGTGGACGTACCCGGCCGTGATCGTCGTGATGGTCGTCCTGGAAGTGCTCCTGTACCGCATGTTCAAGCACCGCGGCTGGCTGTAG
- a CDS encoding histidine phosphatase family protein produces the protein MPTLILVRHGRSTANTAGLLAGWTPGVALDERGAEQAAALPARLAGIPLAEVVTSPLQRCRETVAPLLAARPGLQAHTEDRIGECDYGDWSGRKLAELADEPLMEVVQRHPSAAAFPGGESMRAMQTRAAEAVREWNARVERDHGEDAVYLMCSHGDIIKSLVAEALGLHLDLFQRISVEPCSVTVIRYTRLRPFLVRLGDTGDFASLVPREEPPGDDATVGGGAGAP, from the coding sequence ATGCCCACGCTGATCCTCGTCCGGCACGGACGCTCCACCGCCAACACCGCGGGTCTGCTCGCCGGGTGGACCCCCGGTGTGGCCCTCGACGAGCGCGGCGCCGAACAGGCCGCCGCGCTGCCCGCCCGGCTGGCCGGCATCCCCCTCGCCGAAGTCGTCACGAGCCCCTTGCAGCGCTGCCGGGAGACCGTCGCGCCGCTGCTCGCCGCCCGCCCGGGGCTCCAGGCGCACACCGAGGACCGCATCGGGGAGTGCGACTACGGCGACTGGTCGGGCCGCAAACTCGCCGAGCTGGCCGACGAGCCGCTGATGGAGGTCGTCCAGCGGCACCCGTCCGCCGCCGCCTTCCCCGGCGGCGAGTCCATGCGCGCCATGCAGACGCGCGCCGCCGAGGCGGTGCGCGAGTGGAACGCGCGCGTGGAGCGCGACCACGGCGAGGACGCCGTCTACCTGATGTGCTCCCACGGGGACATCATCAAGTCCCTGGTCGCGGAAGCCCTCGGGCTCCACCTCGACCTGTTCCAGCGCATCTCCGTGGAGCCCTGCTCCGTCACCGTCATCCGCTACACCCGGCTCCGCCCCTTCCTCGTACGCCTCGGGGACACCGGCGACTTCGCCTCGCTGGTCCCGAGGGAGGAGCCGCCGGGCGACGACGCGACGGTGGGGGGCGGTGCGGGCGCACCGTGA
- a CDS encoding chaplin family protein: MRQGTRKGLITMAAATGVLAMSGGYAHADSTARGGASDSPGVLSGNTVQAPIDAPLNVCGNTVNVVGVLNPAMGNNCANSGKGGGSHKPSGGAKAEGRTSDSPGVGSGNTVQVPVNAPVNVCGDSVTVGGLGNATSGNGCANDSGPVTPPGGEKPPTDPEHPGKPEEPGKPGDPGKPEQPGKPGEPGKPGDPGKPEQPGKPGDPGKPEQPGKPGDPGKPNHPGTQTVTPPEGTSQLAQTGSSLPVGLALPMGAGVLLAGAVLYRRARAGA, from the coding sequence ATGCGACAGGGCACCCGCAAAGGATTGATCACCATGGCGGCCGCGACGGGCGTACTCGCCATGTCCGGTGGCTACGCGCACGCCGACTCGACCGCCAGGGGGGGCGCCTCGGATTCCCCCGGAGTGCTGTCGGGCAACACCGTCCAGGCCCCCATTGACGCCCCGCTCAACGTGTGCGGCAACACCGTGAACGTCGTCGGGGTCCTGAACCCCGCGATGGGCAACAACTGCGCCAACTCCGGCAAGGGGGGCGGCTCGCACAAGCCCTCCGGCGGGGCCAAGGCCGAGGGGCGCACCAGCGACTCCCCGGGCGTCGGTTCCGGCAACACCGTCCAGGTGCCGGTGAACGCTCCGGTGAACGTCTGCGGCGACAGCGTCACCGTCGGCGGTCTCGGCAACGCGACCAGTGGCAACGGCTGCGCCAACGACAGCGGCCCGGTGACCCCGCCGGGCGGCGAGAAGCCGCCGACGGACCCCGAGCACCCCGGGAAGCCGGAGGAGCCGGGCAAACCGGGGGATCCGGGCAAGCCCGAGCAGCCTGGTAAGCCGGGAGAGCCCGGTAAGCCGGGGGACCCGGGCAAGCCCGAGCAGCCCGGTAAGCCGGGGGATCCGGGTAAGCCCGAGCAGCCCGGTAAGCCGGGGGATCCGGGTAAGCCGAACCACCCGGGCACGCAGACCGTCACCCCGCCCGAGGGGACCTCGCAGCTCGCGCAGACCGGCAGCTCGCTGCCGGTCGGCCTCGCGTTGCCGATGGGCGCGGGCGTGCTGCTCGCGGGCGCCGTGCTGTACCGGAGGGCGCGGGCGGGCGCCTGA